In a single window of the Lebetimonas sp. JH292 genome:
- a CDS encoding 4Fe-4S dicluster domain-containing protein, protein MQSTRKNKFVIANPEVCIGCATCMAACYKSAYERGKLATPRLIVTRTFNGVMPNQCRQCDDAPCANVCPVGALTFGEDCIELHEEICIGCKLCTIACPFGAIRPAAETMPSVDYALEPDAMLTLESVAGLKTVAVKCDLCKGREGGPACVEACPTGALMFLEPNKQENMILEKSEKAVEKTVETSHQHKG, encoded by the coding sequence ATGCAATCAACAAGAAAAAATAAATTTGTTATAGCCAATCCAGAAGTATGTATAGGATGTGCTACCTGTATGGCGGCTTGTTACAAGTCCGCATATGAAAGAGGAAAACTTGCAACCCCTCGCTTGATTGTAACAAGAACTTTTAACGGAGTAATGCCTAATCAGTGTAGACAGTGTGATGATGCGCCGTGTGCAAATGTCTGTCCTGTGGGTGCGCTTACATTTGGAGAAGATTGTATAGAACTGCATGAAGAAATATGTATTGGTTGTAAATTATGTACTATTGCCTGCCCTTTTGGGGCTATAAGACCTGCAGCGGAAACAATGCCTTCGGTTGATTATGCCCTTGAACCAGATGCTATGCTTACACTGGAATCTGTTGCGGGATTAAAAACGGTTGCAGTAAAATGTGATTTATGCAAAGGAAGAGAAGGCGGGCCTGCTTGTGTTGAAGCATGTCCTACAGGGGCATTGATGTTTTTGGAACCTAATAAACAAGAAAACATGATTTTGGAAAAATCTGAAAAAGCAGTGGAAAAAACAGTAGAAACTTCTCATCAACATAAAGGATAA
- a CDS encoding proton-conducting transporter membrane subunit → MGVVYSLYIIAAVTSLVLYKENKIALKVGFGLTALASAYAVFYFLIHLTSTESLSLGNYFIFNPHFMLDPLRNFFSLVISFIGLAASIYSMNYAEEYSKAGSLGVMAFFYSAFILAMLLVISAANVFWFMIFWELMTWVSYFLICFNDSQKSLKATIIYMGIAHFGGVMILISLLLLSYQAGSLEFSHFYNLSLSPVMAAIIFLFAFFGFGSKAGMFPLHVWLPMAHPAAPSNVSALMSGVMIKVAIFGMIQTCLWLPLTSWMGITILIIGALSALLGVLYALMQHDYKALLAYHSVENIGIILLGIGVGVYGMAIHSPVLAAVGFLAGLYHVLNHATFKGLLFLGAGSVLYTTHTKDMEILGGLAKKMPLTAFAFLIGSMAISALPPLNGFVSEWITYQSMLQAALGDGILYRFAFTLSIVALALTGVLAVFCFVKVYSVIFGGVPRNRKIYEKAKEVPLSMLTGMYLLVIACFAFGLGATKVVNYLMNVVSSFAGNYQATAGGNLVSPLGSMVSTPFIAIMLISFLALPFIFVVIYINNSKTKVTIRETDPWACGFKYSPRMQMTAAPFTGSLRRLMNWLYRSDTKVEDQGYFKPVKFTYHARDVWWNLFYSPFIKITTYLSEKMKYLQNGNTNIYILYILLTLFIFVGIAYLL, encoded by the coding sequence ATGGGAGTGGTATATTCACTTTATATAATAGCCGCTGTTACTTCTTTGGTTTTATATAAAGAAAATAAAATAGCGCTGAAAGTGGGCTTTGGTTTAACGGCATTGGCCTCGGCTTATGCTGTTTTTTATTTTTTAATTCATCTGACATCAACTGAGTCTTTATCTCTTGGAAATTATTTTATCTTTAATCCGCATTTTATGCTTGACCCGTTAAGAAACTTTTTTTCTTTGGTAATTTCTTTTATAGGACTGGCTGCTTCAATTTATTCAATGAATTATGCCGAAGAATATTCAAAAGCTGGAAGTCTTGGGGTAATGGCGTTTTTTTACAGTGCATTTATACTTGCAATGCTTTTGGTTATTTCAGCGGCAAATGTTTTTTGGTTTATGATTTTTTGGGAATTAATGACATGGGTTTCATATTTTTTAATTTGTTTTAATGATTCTCAAAAATCTCTAAAAGCTACTATTATTTATATGGGAATTGCCCATTTCGGTGGTGTAATGATATTAATATCTTTATTGTTACTCTCTTATCAGGCGGGTTCTTTGGAATTCAGTCATTTTTATAATCTTTCTCTTTCACCTGTAATGGCAGCTATTATATTTTTATTTGCATTTTTCGGTTTCGGCTCAAAAGCGGGTATGTTCCCGCTTCATGTATGGTTGCCTATGGCCCACCCGGCTGCACCTTCTAATGTATCAGCCCTTATGAGTGGGGTTATGATTAAAGTTGCAATTTTTGGAATGATTCAAACCTGTTTATGGCTGCCTCTAACTTCATGGATGGGAATTACAATATTAATTATAGGTGCACTTTCAGCACTTTTAGGGGTATTGTATGCCTTAATGCAGCATGATTACAAAGCACTTTTGGCTTACCATTCAGTTGAAAATATAGGAATTATCCTTTTAGGTATAGGTGTTGGAGTTTATGGTATGGCTATACATTCACCTGTTCTTGCAGCAGTTGGATTTTTAGCAGGTTTATATCACGTATTAAACCATGCAACATTTAAAGGATTGCTTTTCTTGGGTGCGGGAAGTGTATTATATACTACACATACTAAAGATATGGAAATTTTAGGAGGTCTTGCAAAAAAAATGCCTCTAACTGCTTTTGCGTTTTTAATCGGTTCTATGGCAATATCAGCATTGCCTCCATTGAATGGATTTGTGAGTGAATGGATAACTTATCAGTCTATGCTCCAGGCTGCGCTTGGTGATGGAATTTTATACAGATTTGCCTTTACACTCTCAATTGTGGCTTTGGCACTTACAGGTGTACTTGCAGTATTTTGTTTTGTAAAAGTATACAGTGTAATTTTTGGCGGAGTTCCGAGAAACAGAAAAATTTATGAAAAAGCAAAAGAAGTTCCTCTTTCAATGCTTACAGGAATGTATTTATTGGTTATAGCATGTTTCGCATTCGGTCTTGGAGCAACGAAGGTAGTTAATTATTTGATGAATGTGGTTTCTTCATTTGCGGGGAACTATCAGGCGACGGCAGGAGGAAATTTAGTTTCACCTTTAGGTTCAATGGTTTCAACGCCGTTTATAGCAATTATGTTAATTTCTTTCTTGGCACTGCCGTTTATTTTTGTAGTTATATATATTAATAATTCAAAAACAAAAGTAACTATCAGGGAAACTGACCCTTGGGCATGCGGATTTAAATATTCTCCAAGAATGCAGATGACTGCCGCTCCGTTTACAGGAAGTTTAAGAAGATTAATGAACTGGTTATACAGATCAGATACAAAAGTAGAAGACCAGGGATATTTTAAACCTGTAAAATTTACTTATCATGCCAGGGATGTATGGTGGAATTTATTTTATTCTCCATTTATCAAAATTACGACCTATTTATCAGAAAAAATGAAATATTTGCAAAACGGTAATACAAATATTTACATTTTATATATTTTATTGACGTTATTTATTTTCGTCGGTATAGCATATTTGCTATAA
- a CDS encoding respiratory chain complex I subunit 1 family protein, whose amino-acid sequence MNSIFWMVIQVVTIVAVMPFFDGIARIVRARMQSRKGPNSVFQTYLDIFKLLKRGGKTTPKYSHWFFRYAPFMLFAANAAILAALPITYSDNINAGAYADIFVIIYLGALARFIFGVASMDSGSPFAAIGGSREQMLAVFVEPVAIICLIVIMLLAKTSNLVVIQNLVREGVVGYQIPAFAVASIAFLWASYVETGRNPYDLAEAEQEVLEGVAGEYSGSDLAIVDVALMIKQVAMIGLFLSIFEPWNFTNPILALLVFIIEIGIFYVGATFIDNLGPRYKLLKGFKKNASFAFSVAFVALILYVVGV is encoded by the coding sequence ATGAACAGTATATTTTGGATGGTAATTCAAGTTGTCACAATAGTGGCGGTTATGCCTTTTTTTGACGGAATTGCAAGAATTGTCAGGGCAAGAATGCAATCAAGAAAAGGTCCTAACAGTGTTTTTCAGACATATCTGGATATTTTTAAATTATTGAAAAGAGGAGGAAAAACAACCCCTAAATATTCCCACTGGTTTTTCAGATATGCACCTTTTATGCTTTTTGCTGCAAATGCGGCAATTTTAGCCGCACTTCCTATTACTTACAGCGATAATATCAATGCTGGGGCATACGCTGATATATTTGTAATTATTTACTTAGGTGCTCTTGCAAGATTTATTTTCGGGGTTGCTTCCATGGACAGCGGTAGTCCATTTGCCGCAATAGGGGGGAGCAGGGAGCAGATGCTCGCTGTTTTTGTAGAGCCGGTGGCGATTATCTGTTTAATTGTAATAATGCTTCTTGCCAAAACATCAAATTTAGTTGTTATTCAAAATTTAGTAAGGGAAGGTGTGGTAGGATATCAAATCCCGGCGTTTGCCGTTGCATCAATTGCTTTTCTTTGGGCAAGTTATGTTGAAACGGGAAGAAATCCTTATGATTTGGCCGAAGCTGAACAGGAAGTTTTAGAAGGAGTTGCAGGAGAATATTCAGGAAGCGATTTGGCAATAGTTGATGTTGCTTTAATGATAAAACAGGTTGCAATGATAGGACTTTTTTTATCTATATTTGAACCTTGGAATTTTACAAATCCTATTTTGGCATTATTAGTTTTTATTATTGAAATTGGAATTTTTTATGTAGGCGCAACATTTATAGATAATTTGGGACCTCGTTATAAATTGTTAAAAGGTTTCAAAAAAAATGCCTCTTTTGCATTTTCAGTTGCATTTGTTGCATTAATACTTTATGTGGTAGGAGTTTAA
- the hyfE gene encoding hydrogenase 4 membrane subunit — protein sequence MDMISFLAILMIIASFLVFSLRNLKFATYAYIVETLLLVGIFFTLAGKYHVNSLYGWAVIAFFTKVLIVPYIILRLINKLGVKSEETPVEGFFVSPVIALGFSLAIAMMLFPVLKSFALLKENIPLVASLTIYSLGIFGLILRKNAVKQILSLCLFENGTHLTLALVAYNSPEIVDIGILTDAIFAVIIMSILATRFYKFFGSLDTSKANTLKG from the coding sequence ATGGATATGATAAGTTTTTTGGCAATTTTGATGATAATTGCATCATTTTTGGTGTTTTCCCTTAGAAATCTTAAATTTGCAACATATGCGTATATAGTAGAAACTTTGCTGTTAGTAGGTATTTTTTTTACATTGGCAGGAAAATATCATGTAAATTCACTTTACGGATGGGCGGTTATTGCTTTTTTTACAAAAGTTTTAATTGTTCCTTACATTATTTTAAGACTTATTAATAAACTTGGTGTCAAATCTGAAGAAACTCCGGTAGAAGGGTTTTTTGTAAGTCCGGTTATTGCCCTCGGTTTTTCTTTGGCCATTGCAATGATGCTTTTTCCTGTTTTAAAGAGTTTTGCTTTACTTAAAGAAAATATACCTTTAGTAGCGTCTTTAACTATTTATTCATTGGGAATATTCGGACTGATTTTAAGAAAAAACGCCGTTAAACAGATTTTATCATTATGTCTTTTTGAAAACGGAACACATTTAACACTTGCGCTTGTTGCTTATAATTCTCCTGAAATTGTTGATATAGGAATTTTAACAGATGCCATTTTTGCAGTAATTATTATGTCAATTTTAGCAACAAGATTTTATAAATTTTTTGGTTCTTTAGATACTTCCAAAGCAAATACTTTAAAAGGATAG
- a CDS encoding hydrogenase 4 subunit F, with amino-acid sequence MSMHLLLALVMITPLATAIIIYFLPNNFSTLSIFHVIGSFATSIIAFYAISNVIHGGIYFLWDELFFLDSVGGVFLALIALTGLLINLYAVKYMQWDLEEGKIKIKDVKLYYSLMNLFIFTMITSVVANNIAIMWAAIEATTLSSVFMVALYKNKRATESGWKYIIICSVGLAFALYATVLMYGAGYHALKNGESAMLWTSLYTNAKLLDPSALKLIFVFALIGFGTKAGLAPMHTWLPDVHSEGPSPTSAILSAVLLKCAILAIVRYYSVIGENVGFTYVQILTLVVSLLSIFIAAMFIIRQKDIKRMFAYHSVEHVGIIAFGFGIGGPLGVFAGLFHTMAHSLSKALAFCVSGNIMKIYGTRDMDKMGGLMKINPLTAVLFAIAIFSLIGAPLLAVFVSEFLMVKASIMTTQYLPVFLFVVGLGIIVIGVLAHFNHVVFGKPRGEVKTQTLGANAHLPLIVLGALIIAFGVFYIQDWYLLLDNAVKNILHI; translated from the coding sequence ATGAGTATGCATTTATTATTAGCTCTTGTAATGATAACTCCGTTAGCAACGGCTATTATTATATATTTTTTACCGAACAACTTTTCCACACTTTCAATTTTTCATGTAATAGGCTCATTTGCCACATCAATAATAGCTTTTTATGCTATTTCAAATGTTATTCACGGAGGTATATATTTTCTTTGGGATGAACTTTTTTTCTTAGATTCTGTAGGAGGAGTGTTTTTAGCGCTTATTGCTTTGACAGGACTTTTAATTAATCTTTATGCAGTGAAATATATGCAGTGGGATTTGGAAGAGGGAAAAATAAAAATAAAAGACGTTAAATTATATTATTCATTAATGAATTTATTTATATTTACAATGATTACATCAGTAGTTGCAAACAATATTGCAATAATGTGGGCTGCAATTGAGGCAACCACTCTTTCATCTGTATTTATGGTGGCACTTTACAAAAACAAAAGAGCTACTGAGAGCGGATGGAAATATATAATTATTTGTAGTGTCGGTTTGGCTTTTGCACTTTATGCAACTGTATTAATGTATGGAGCAGGATATCATGCATTAAAAAACGGTGAAAGTGCGATGCTTTGGACATCTTTATATACGAATGCAAAACTTTTAGACCCGAGTGCATTAAAATTGATTTTTGTTTTTGCTTTAATAGGATTTGGAACAAAAGCAGGTCTTGCACCAATGCATACATGGCTTCCTGACGTTCACTCAGAAGGTCCTTCTCCGACTTCAGCTATTCTAAGCGCAGTTTTATTAAAATGTGCAATATTGGCGATAGTCAGATATTATTCTGTTATAGGAGAAAACGTAGGATTTACGTATGTTCAAATACTTACACTTGTTGTATCACTGCTTTCAATATTTATTGCGGCAATGTTTATAATTCGCCAAAAAGATATAAAAAGAATGTTTGCATACCACTCAGTAGAACACGTTGGGATAATTGCTTTTGGATTTGGAATCGGCGGACCTTTAGGCGTTTTTGCAGGGCTTTTTCATACAATGGCCCATTCTCTTTCAAAAGCGCTTGCTTTTTGTGTAAGCGGAAATATTATGAAAATTTATGGCACAAGGGATATGGACAAAATGGGAGGACTTATGAAAATAAACCCTTTAACGGCGGTGCTTTTTGCCATTGCAATATTTTCATTAATCGGCGCACCTTTGCTTGCTGTATTTGTAAGTGAGTTTTTAATGGTCAAAGCAAGTATCATGACTACCCAGTATTTGCCGGTATTTTTATTTGTTGTCGGACTTGGAATTATTGTTATAGGTGTTTTGGCTCACTTTAATCATGTTGTGTTTGGAAAACCAAGAGGAGAGGTTAAAACACAAACACTCGGAGCAAATGCTCATTTGCCTTTAATAGTTTTGGGGGCTTTGATAATAGCTTTTGGAGTTTTTTATATTCAAGACTGGTATTTATTGCTTGATAATGCAGTAAAAAATATTTTACATATTTAA